TGCCTGAATGGAGGAATATCTATGTCATTAATACAGGTCACTGATTTGTCATTCACCTATGAAGGAAGCCCAAACCCAGTCTTTAAGCACGCTTCCTTTCAAATTGATACAGATTGGAAGCTGGGCTTTACAGGAAGAAACGGAAGAGGAAAGACTACATTTTTAAATCTTCTGATGAACCGGTATCAATACACGGGAACCATTGTTTCCAATGTCCTGTTTGATTACTTCCCATTTCCTGTACCGGATGAGGAGCTGAACACTTTGGAAATTCTGGACTCTCTCCTTGGGGATTATGCATTTTGGGAGCTAAAAAAAGAATTATCCAGGCTGAAAGTTTCCGAGGATGCGCTATACCGCCCGTTTTACACGCTTTCAAACGGGGAGAGGACCAAGATTCTATTAGCAGCCCTGTTCTTAAAGGAAGGCCATTTTCTGCTGATCGATGAGCCGACCAATCATCTGGACCGGGAGGCCAGAGAACTGGTAAGCCAGTATTTAAACAGCAAAAAGGGATTTATCCTGGTATCCCATGACCGGAAATTCCTTGATGCATCCGTGGACCATATCTTGTCCATAAACAAAACCAACATTGAGGTGCAAAAGGGTAATTTCTCCTCCTGGTACGAGAATAAGCAGATGCAGGATCAGTACGAACGGTCCGAAAATGAACGTTTGAAAAAGGACATCAGGCATCTGGAGGCTGCTGCAAGACAATCCGGGGAATGGGCGGATCAAGTGGAATCGACAAAAATCGGAAAAAAATCCATGATACACGAAAAATCCATTGATACGC
The nucleotide sequence above comes from Lacrimispora sp. BS-2. Encoded proteins:
- the abc-f gene encoding ribosomal protection-like ABC-F family protein, with translation MSLIQVTDLSFTYEGSPNPVFKHASFQIDTDWKLGFTGRNGRGKTTFLNLLMNRYQYTGTIVSNVLFDYFPFPVPDEELNTLEILDSLLGDYAFWELKKELSRLKVSEDALYRPFYTLSNGERTKILLAALFLKEGHFLLIDEPTNHLDREARELVSQYLNSKKGFILVSHDRKFLDASVDHILSINKTNIEVQKGNFSSWYENKQMQDQYERSENERLKKDIRHLEAAARQSGEWADQVESTKIGKKSMIHEKSIDTRAYVGEKSRRMQMRRKNLERRQDRVIDDKKGLLKNIEDVEDLKLYPLKYRTSRILTLKNVVPYYGMPVCEPVSFTLEQGQRISLQGKNGCGKSSILKLILGENVTGESISYEGDKETASGLKISYVSQDTSFLKGSLTEYSRESGIEDSLFKALLRKLDFSREQLEKPMESYSEGQKKKVLIARSLCEQAHLYIWDEPLNFIDVYSRIQIEDLILKFQPTMLLVEHDDAFTGKVASEVVEIHDHRE